One part of the Cyclobacteriaceae bacterium genome encodes these proteins:
- a CDS encoding carboxypeptidase-like regulatory domain-containing protein — MRCLWIILFGAASLGSWAQQVLRGKVVDSLRLEPVAFANLILDDGVSGTTTSIDGHYELRLPAGYSGNILLSHVSYKRRQVTIEFLQQNAVVRLVPGLTVLQELVFVAGENPALRIVREAVKNRKLHDPDNLESYAYHSYNKFVIKPSEVDSAYLIKLNGFRAKADTTTLTKSEKEFLQFESLAEKMHLFMTESVTEKKVINPNRDKETLLAFRASGFKSPLFANVATDYQPFSFYKDIISLLGKDFLNPISKNSETRYNFYLTDTTFFEADTVYIIQYEPKKGKLINGLKGMVSISTDGYAIKNVIAASADTLALTGILIQQHYNKVDGKWFPDQLNTDIYFNDLKIADRYMMAQHRSFIRDVKINPELKRSSFGDIKVDLTIPQPQLNDELLNRYRNAPIDMKEARTYTTLDSAMARIKWIDKFLNAAATQAWPLGYFEADLTKLMRVNVHEGLRLGTGLYTSPMFSTWLRLGGYVAYGFKDREVKYGADVRFTLNANKDVYLQAAYRNDIYETGYSHETENQNLLVPADRFRKLLSSRYDQTEAFRLEAGAKLLPRLNALIYSSRVEINPTYNYELTFKGENLAVFNLSEAGVTLRYAGRENFTRLAGKKIFLGREWPFISVTYARTNSLFGAQDFAYNRYEWVSRFQLKHRPKGITRLAVYAGMIDGIAPYGQLYTGRGAREVTGAYVDGFFQTMDLYEFTASQYASVFFHHNFGSFLFDTQYSKPELVLYQHAGIGLLKYRQSHNLPDFALTDFRKGFYESGVGLNNLIRWKYANVAYYGLGGSVFYRYGPYQLDQPSKNFVFRLTFNIVF, encoded by the coding sequence ATGCGATGTTTATGGATCATTCTTTTCGGGGCTGCAAGCCTGGGTTCATGGGCACAGCAGGTATTACGGGGTAAAGTAGTTGATAGCCTCCGGCTTGAGCCTGTGGCTTTTGCCAACCTCATCCTGGATGATGGCGTAAGTGGGACCACCACAAGCATTGATGGGCACTATGAACTGCGGTTACCCGCGGGTTACTCCGGTAATATCCTGCTTTCGCATGTAAGCTATAAACGCAGGCAAGTTACTATTGAATTTCTGCAGCAAAATGCAGTTGTAAGGTTGGTGCCCGGCTTAACGGTACTGCAGGAACTTGTTTTTGTTGCCGGTGAAAACCCGGCCTTGCGCATTGTTCGCGAAGCGGTTAAAAACAGGAAATTACACGATCCGGATAACCTTGAATCGTACGCGTATCATTCCTATAACAAATTTGTGATCAAGCCCAGCGAAGTTGATTCAGCTTACCTTATAAAATTAAATGGGTTTCGCGCTAAGGCGGATACCACAACGTTAACCAAATCCGAAAAGGAGTTTCTTCAGTTTGAGAGCCTTGCTGAAAAAATGCACCTTTTCATGACCGAATCAGTAACCGAGAAAAAGGTTATCAACCCAAATCGCGATAAAGAAACACTGCTCGCTTTTCGTGCTTCGGGTTTTAAAAGCCCGCTGTTTGCCAATGTGGCCACCGACTATCAGCCATTTTCTTTTTATAAGGACATCATCTCTTTGCTGGGAAAAGATTTTTTAAACCCGATCAGTAAAAACTCTGAAACCCGCTATAATTTTTACTTAACCGACACCACATTTTTTGAAGCCGATACCGTTTACATCATTCAATACGAACCTAAAAAAGGAAAATTGATCAACGGTTTGAAAGGCATGGTTTCAATCAGCACCGATGGCTATGCAATAAAAAATGTAATTGCCGCTTCGGCCGATACGCTAGCCTTAACCGGAATATTGATACAACAGCATTACAATAAGGTGGATGGTAAATGGTTTCCTGATCAACTCAACACCGACATTTATTTTAATGATCTGAAAATAGCCGACCGGTATATGATGGCGCAACACCGCAGTTTTATTCGCGATGTTAAAATCAATCCTGAGTTAAAACGCTCTTCATTTGGCGATATAAAAGTGGATTTAACCATTCCGCAACCCCAGCTTAATGATGAGTTGCTCAACCGGTATAGGAACGCACCTATCGACATGAAGGAAGCCAGGACTTACACCACGCTTGATTCGGCCATGGCACGTATAAAGTGGATAGATAAATTTTTAAATGCTGCGGCCACACAGGCCTGGCCATTAGGTTACTTCGAAGCGGATCTGACAAAACTTATGCGCGTAAATGTTCATGAAGGATTGCGTTTGGGTACCGGTTTATATACCTCACCCATGTTTTCAACATGGTTGAGACTGGGTGGGTATGTAGCCTACGGATTTAAAGATAGGGAAGTTAAGTATGGTGCTGATGTGCGCTTTACGCTGAATGCCAACAAAGATGTTTATCTGCAGGCGGCTTACAGAAATGATATTTACGAAACCGGTTATTCGCACGAAACCGAAAACCAGAATTTGCTTGTGCCGGCCGATCGTTTTCGCAAGCTCTTAAGTTCGCGCTATGATCAAACAGAGGCCTTTCGGTTGGAAGCTGGTGCAAAATTGTTGCCCAGGCTCAACGCGTTGATCTACTCAAGCCGTGTTGAAATTAATCCAACCTATAACTACGAGCTTACTTTTAAAGGAGAAAACCTGGCAGTTTTTAATCTCTCCGAAGCAGGGGTAACCTTACGGTATGCAGGCCGTGAAAACTTTACCCGGCTGGCCGGTAAGAAAATTTTTCTAGGAAGGGAGTGGCCATTTATTTCGGTAACCTATGCCCGCACAAATTCTTTATTTGGCGCGCAGGATTTTGCCTACAATCGTTACGAATGGGTTTCACGGTTTCAGCTAAAGCACCGCCCAAAGGGCATAACACGGTTGGCGGTATACGCGGGTATGATAGATGGTATAGCACCCTACGGACAACTCTATACCGGCCGTGGTGCACGTGAAGTTACCGGAGCCTATGTTGATGGGTTCTTTCAAACCATGGACCTGTATGAATTCACCGCATCACAATATGCTTCTGTATTCTTTCATCATAATTTTGGTAGCTTCTTGTTTGATACCCAGTATAGCAAGCCCGAACTTGTGTTGTATCAGCATGCGGGCATTGGCCTCTTAAAGTACAGGCAATCCCACAACTTACCTGACTTTGCTTTAACTGATTTTCGTAAAGGTTTCTATGAATCTGGTGTTGGTTTGAACAACCTTATTCGTTGGAAGTATGCCAACGTAGCTTATTATGGGTTAGGAGGAAGTGTGTTTTATCGTTATGGACCCTATCAATTGGACCAGCCATCTAAAAATTTCGTGTTCCGGCTTACTTTCAATATTGTTTTTTAA